Proteins from a genomic interval of Lycium ferocissimum isolate CSIRO_LF1 chromosome 2, AGI_CSIRO_Lferr_CH_V1, whole genome shotgun sequence:
- the LOC132047970 gene encoding uncharacterized protein LOC132047970: MDVGQSSQFGGVDHSPHHDSAYEQQRMNALNNEDFPNYYESSSSDDDEIANNAEVTNDEDDDDVQVGMTNNIPQSQNQQEPTYHHVPPPMAENPTSESPIQWHSNNIPYLDSLQGRDDAFVFTREDYDSRLKTWIEPKDLNKDRCYLAKGMLFTSKKTLQRAVKIYCFKDMREFKVDQSNTKV, from the exons atggatgttggtcaatcctctcagttcggtggagttgatcattctccacaccatgacAGTGCTTATGAACAACA gaggatgaatgcacttaataatgaagattttcctaattattatgagtcatcatcaagtgatgacgatgaaatagctaataatgcagaggtaaccaatgatgaagatgatgatgatgttcaagttggtatgaccaACAATATTCCTCAAAGCCAAAACCAACAAGAACCCACGTACCACCACGTACCACCACCGATGGCTGAAAACCCAACTTCTGAAAGCCCAATTCAgtggcattctaacaatatccctTATCTTGACAGCCTGCAGGGTCGTgatgatgcatttgtcttcacaagagaagATTATGATAGTCGCTTAAAAACCTGGATTGAACCAAAGGATCTCAACAAAGATCGATGCTACCTTGCAAAGGGAATGTTGTTCACATCCAAAAAAACATTGCAACGGGctgtcaaaatttattgttttaaggacatgagggagtttaaggttgatcaGTCAAACACAAAGGTATAG
- the LOC132047477 gene encoding uncharacterized protein LOC132047477, translated as MATPYAVAGPQLGCEDGEPIGGRTHTPIHVYMEWYMRITRIIIGNPSRRRPDGMGYVALVGAYEVLVRTVQTMRYESTARTEAPEMAEYAARMIELAETGMRQHMTLSERPIQETTSYSPPRPSQEPTDPSQEPTQAPVDTQVHPSAPEVATPDEEEVEIQT; from the exons ATGGCGACTCCATATGCGGTAGCAGGTCCGCAGTTGGGATGTGAGGATGGCGAGCCTATCGGTGGTCGGACACACACTCCCATTCATGTGTACATGGAGTGGTACATGCGGATCACTCGCATCATTATTGGCAACCCCTCTAGGCGTCGTCCAGATGGCATGGGATATGTAGCTCTCGTAGGAGCGTACGAGGTGCtg GTACGGACCGTTCAGACGATGCGCTATGAGAGCACTGCCCGTACGGAGGCCCCCGAGATGGCGGAGTATGCAGCACGGATGATTGAGCTTGCCGAGACTGGTATGAGACAGCACATGACTTTGAGC GAGCGACCCATCCaggagactacctcatattcaccTCCACgcccatctcaggagcctacagacccatctcaggagcctactCAGGCGCCCGTTGATACACAG gttcatccttcggcgcctgAGGTGGCGACTCCCGACGAGGAAGAGGTCGAGATACAGACCTAA